One window of the Eschrichtius robustus isolate mEscRob2 chromosome X, mEscRob2.pri, whole genome shotgun sequence genome contains the following:
- the ZNF711 gene encoding zinc finger protein 711 isoform X1 has protein sequence MDSGGGSLGLHTSDSRMAHTMIMQDFVAGMAGTAHIDGDHIVVSVPEAVLVSDVVTDDGITLDHGLAAEVVHGPDIITETDVVTEGVIVPEAVLEADVAIEEDLEEDDGDHILTSELITETVRVPEQVFVADLVTGPDGHLEHVVQDCVSGVDSPTMVSEEVLVTNSDTETVIQAAGGVPGSTVTIKTEDDDDDDDDDDDDDVKSTSEDYLMISLDDVGEKLEHMGNTPLKISSDGSQEDVKEDGFGSEVIKVYIFKAEAEDDVEIGGTEIVTESEYTNGHSVAGVLDQSRMQREKMVYMAVKDSSQEEDDISCAEIADEVYMEVIVGEEEGTSLPETQLEDSDVNKTIVPVVWAATYGDERRVSRRYEDCQSSGNTLDSTLENRSSTAAQYLQICDSINTNKVLKQKAKKRRRGETRQWQTAVIIGPDGQPLTVYPCHICTKKFKSRGFLKRHMKNHPDHLMRKKYQCTDCDFTTNKKVSFHNHLESHKLINKVDKTHEFTEYTRRYREASPLSSNKLILRDKEPKMHKCKYCDYETAEQGLLNRHLLAVHSKNFPHVCVECGKGFRHPSELKKHMRTHTGEKPYQCQYCVFRCADQSNLKTHIKSKHGNNLPYKCEHCPQAFGDERELQRHLDLFQGHKTHQCPHCDHKSTNSSDLKRHIISVHTKDFPHKCEVCDKGFHRPSELKKHSDIHKGRKIHQCRHCDFKTSDPFILSGHILSVHTKDQSLKCKRCKRGFRQQNELKKHMKTHTGRKIYQCEYCEYSTTDASGFKRHVISIHTKDYPHRCEFCKKGFRRPSEKNQHIMRHHKEALM, from the exons ATGGATTCAGGTGGTGGAAGTCTTGGATTGCACACATCAGACTCTAGAATGGCACATACCATGATTATGCAGGATTTTG TGGCTGGAATGGCTGGTACTGCGCATATCGATGGAGACCATATTGTTGTTTCAGTTCCTGAGGCTGTATTAGTTTCTGATGTTGTCACAGATGATGGGATAACTCTTGATCATGGCCTCGCAGCTGAAGTTGTCCATGGGCCTGATATCATCACCGAGACTGATGTAGTAACAGAAGGTGTAATTGTTCCTGAAGCCGTACTTGAGGCTGATGTTGCTATTGAAGAAGATTTAGAGGAAGATGATGGTGATCACATCTTGACGTCTGAGCTAATTACGGAAACTGTTAGAGTACCTGAGCAGGTTTTTGTGGCTGACCTTGTTACTGGTCCTGATGGACACTTAGAACATGTGGTCCAAGACTGTGTTTCAGGAGTTGACTCTCCCACAATGGTATCAGAGGAGGTTCTTGTAACTAATTCAGATACAGAAACTGTGATTCAAGCAGCTGGCGGTGTTCCTGGTTCTACAGTTACTATTAAAactgaagatgatgatgatgatgatgatgatgatgatgatgatgatgtcaaGAGCACTTCTGAAGACTACTTAATGATATCTT TGGATGATGTTGGGGAAAAATTAGAGCATATGGGGAACACACCATTAAAAATCAGCAGTGATGGTTCACAAGAAGATGTTAAAGAAGATGGATTTGGTTCAGAAGTAATAAAAGTGTATATATTTAAAGCTGAGGCTGAAGATGACGTTGAAATAG GTGGAACGGAAATTGTCACAGAGAGTGAGTACACCAATGGGCATTCTGTAGCTGGAGTGCTTGACCAGAGCCGAATGCAGCGGGAGAAGATGGTTTACATGGCAGTTAAAGATTCTTCTCAAGAAGAAGATGatatca gTTGCGCTGAAATAGCAGATGAAGTTTACATGGAAGTCATTgtaggggaagaggaaggaacttCTCTCCCTGAGACTCAGCTTGAGGACTCTGATGTTAATAAAACAATTGTCCCTGTTGTCTGGGCTGCGACATATG gagatgaAAGAAGAGTTTCTCGAAGGTATGAAGATTGTCAGTCATCAG gaaatacTTTGGACTCAACATTAGAAAACAGAAGTAGTACAGCAGCACAATACCTTCAAATTTGTGATAGCATTAATACAAACAAAGTACTTAAACAAAAAGCtaagaagaggagaaggggagaaaCGAGGCAGTGGCAAACAG CTGTTATAATAGGCCCTGATGGACAGCCCCTGACAGTATACCCTTGCCATATTTGCACAAAAAAGTTTAAATCCAGGGGATTCTTGAAAAGACACATGAAGAATCATCCTGATCAtttgatgagaaaaaaatatcagtGTACAGATTGTGACTTTACAACTAACAAGAAAGTGAGTTTCCATAACCACTTAGAAAGCCATAAGCTTATAAACAAAGTTGACAAAACCCATGAATTTACGGAATACACACGAAGATACAGAGAGGCTAGTCCATTGAGTTCAAATAAACTTATATTAAGAGACAAGGAGCCGAAGATGCACAAGTGCAAATACTGCGACTATGAAACTGCAGAACAAGGACTGTTAAACCGACATTTACTGGCTGTTCACAGCAAGAATTTTCCTCATGTTTGTGTTGAGTGTGGGAAGGGCTTTCGACATCCTTCTGAACTCAAGAAGCATATGAGAACCCATACTGGTGAGAAGCCATATCAATGTCAGTATTGTGTCTTCAGGTGTGCAGATCAATCAAATTTGAAAACTCACATTAAGTCTAAGCATGGTAACAATTTGCCATATAAATGTGAGCATTGTCCCCAAGCATTTGGTGATGAGAGGGAACTTCAGCGCCATCTGGATTTGTTTCAAGGACATAAGACACACCAGTGTCCTCATTGTGACCATAAGAGCACCAACTCAAGTGACCTTAAGCGGCACATCATATCTGTCCACACTAAGGATTTTCCTCACAAATGTGAGGTCTGTGATAAAGGTTTCCATCGTCCTTCTGAGCTCAAAAAGCATAGTGATATCCATAAGGGTAGGAAGATTCATCAGTGTAGGCACTGTGACTTTAAAACATCAGATCCATTTATTCTTAGTGGTCATATCCTTTCAGTTCATACTAAGGATCAGTCATTGAAGTGTAAAAGGTGCAAAAGAGGGTTCAGACAACAAAATGAGCTCAAAAAGCATATGAAGACTCACACTGGAAGGAAGATTTACCAATGTGAGTATTGTGAATACAGCACTACAGATGCATCTGGCTTTAAACGACAtgtgatatcaatacatacaaaAGACTATCCACACAGGTGTGAATTCTGCAAGAAGGGATTCCGAAGACCATCAGAAAAAAATCAGCATATTATGAGGCACCACAAGGAGGCTCTTATGTAA
- the ZNF711 gene encoding zinc finger protein 711 isoform X2, which yields MDSGGGSLGLHTSDSRMAHTMIMQDFVAGMAGTAHIDGDHIVVSVPEAVLVSDVVTDDGITLDHGLAAEVVHGPDIITETDVVTEGVIVPEAVLEADVAIEEDLEEDDGDHILTSELITETVRVPEQVFVADLVTGPDGHLEHVVQDCVSGVDSPTMVSEEVLVTNSDTETVIQAAGGVPGSTVTIKTEDDDDDDDDDDDDDVKSTSEDYLMISLDDVGEKLEHMGNTPLKISSDGSQEDVKEDGFGSEVIKVYIFKAEAEDDVEIGGTEIVTESEYTNGHSVAGVLDQSRMQREKMVYMAVKDSSQEEDDIRDERRVSRRYEDCQSSGNTLDSTLENRSSTAAQYLQICDSINTNKVLKQKAKKRRRGETRQWQTAVIIGPDGQPLTVYPCHICTKKFKSRGFLKRHMKNHPDHLMRKKYQCTDCDFTTNKKVSFHNHLESHKLINKVDKTHEFTEYTRRYREASPLSSNKLILRDKEPKMHKCKYCDYETAEQGLLNRHLLAVHSKNFPHVCVECGKGFRHPSELKKHMRTHTGEKPYQCQYCVFRCADQSNLKTHIKSKHGNNLPYKCEHCPQAFGDERELQRHLDLFQGHKTHQCPHCDHKSTNSSDLKRHIISVHTKDFPHKCEVCDKGFHRPSELKKHSDIHKGRKIHQCRHCDFKTSDPFILSGHILSVHTKDQSLKCKRCKRGFRQQNELKKHMKTHTGRKIYQCEYCEYSTTDASGFKRHVISIHTKDYPHRCEFCKKGFRRPSEKNQHIMRHHKEALM from the exons ATGGATTCAGGTGGTGGAAGTCTTGGATTGCACACATCAGACTCTAGAATGGCACATACCATGATTATGCAGGATTTTG TGGCTGGAATGGCTGGTACTGCGCATATCGATGGAGACCATATTGTTGTTTCAGTTCCTGAGGCTGTATTAGTTTCTGATGTTGTCACAGATGATGGGATAACTCTTGATCATGGCCTCGCAGCTGAAGTTGTCCATGGGCCTGATATCATCACCGAGACTGATGTAGTAACAGAAGGTGTAATTGTTCCTGAAGCCGTACTTGAGGCTGATGTTGCTATTGAAGAAGATTTAGAGGAAGATGATGGTGATCACATCTTGACGTCTGAGCTAATTACGGAAACTGTTAGAGTACCTGAGCAGGTTTTTGTGGCTGACCTTGTTACTGGTCCTGATGGACACTTAGAACATGTGGTCCAAGACTGTGTTTCAGGAGTTGACTCTCCCACAATGGTATCAGAGGAGGTTCTTGTAACTAATTCAGATACAGAAACTGTGATTCAAGCAGCTGGCGGTGTTCCTGGTTCTACAGTTACTATTAAAactgaagatgatgatgatgatgatgatgatgatgatgatgatgatgtcaaGAGCACTTCTGAAGACTACTTAATGATATCTT TGGATGATGTTGGGGAAAAATTAGAGCATATGGGGAACACACCATTAAAAATCAGCAGTGATGGTTCACAAGAAGATGTTAAAGAAGATGGATTTGGTTCAGAAGTAATAAAAGTGTATATATTTAAAGCTGAGGCTGAAGATGACGTTGAAATAG GTGGAACGGAAATTGTCACAGAGAGTGAGTACACCAATGGGCATTCTGTAGCTGGAGTGCTTGACCAGAGCCGAATGCAGCGGGAGAAGATGGTTTACATGGCAGTTAAAGATTCTTCTCAAGAAGAAGATGatatca gagatgaAAGAAGAGTTTCTCGAAGGTATGAAGATTGTCAGTCATCAG gaaatacTTTGGACTCAACATTAGAAAACAGAAGTAGTACAGCAGCACAATACCTTCAAATTTGTGATAGCATTAATACAAACAAAGTACTTAAACAAAAAGCtaagaagaggagaaggggagaaaCGAGGCAGTGGCAAACAG CTGTTATAATAGGCCCTGATGGACAGCCCCTGACAGTATACCCTTGCCATATTTGCACAAAAAAGTTTAAATCCAGGGGATTCTTGAAAAGACACATGAAGAATCATCCTGATCAtttgatgagaaaaaaatatcagtGTACAGATTGTGACTTTACAACTAACAAGAAAGTGAGTTTCCATAACCACTTAGAAAGCCATAAGCTTATAAACAAAGTTGACAAAACCCATGAATTTACGGAATACACACGAAGATACAGAGAGGCTAGTCCATTGAGTTCAAATAAACTTATATTAAGAGACAAGGAGCCGAAGATGCACAAGTGCAAATACTGCGACTATGAAACTGCAGAACAAGGACTGTTAAACCGACATTTACTGGCTGTTCACAGCAAGAATTTTCCTCATGTTTGTGTTGAGTGTGGGAAGGGCTTTCGACATCCTTCTGAACTCAAGAAGCATATGAGAACCCATACTGGTGAGAAGCCATATCAATGTCAGTATTGTGTCTTCAGGTGTGCAGATCAATCAAATTTGAAAACTCACATTAAGTCTAAGCATGGTAACAATTTGCCATATAAATGTGAGCATTGTCCCCAAGCATTTGGTGATGAGAGGGAACTTCAGCGCCATCTGGATTTGTTTCAAGGACATAAGACACACCAGTGTCCTCATTGTGACCATAAGAGCACCAACTCAAGTGACCTTAAGCGGCACATCATATCTGTCCACACTAAGGATTTTCCTCACAAATGTGAGGTCTGTGATAAAGGTTTCCATCGTCCTTCTGAGCTCAAAAAGCATAGTGATATCCATAAGGGTAGGAAGATTCATCAGTGTAGGCACTGTGACTTTAAAACATCAGATCCATTTATTCTTAGTGGTCATATCCTTTCAGTTCATACTAAGGATCAGTCATTGAAGTGTAAAAGGTGCAAAAGAGGGTTCAGACAACAAAATGAGCTCAAAAAGCATATGAAGACTCACACTGGAAGGAAGATTTACCAATGTGAGTATTGTGAATACAGCACTACAGATGCATCTGGCTTTAAACGACAtgtgatatcaatacatacaaaAGACTATCCACACAGGTGTGAATTCTGCAAGAAGGGATTCCGAAGACCATCAGAAAAAAATCAGCATATTATGAGGCACCACAAGGAGGCTCTTATGTAA
- the ZNF711 gene encoding zinc finger protein 711 isoform X3, with protein sequence MDSGGGSLGLHTSDSRMAHTMIMQDFVAGMAGTAHIDGDHIVVSVPEAVLVSDVVTDDGITLDHGLAAEVVHGPDIITETDVVTEGVIVPEAVLEADVAIEEDLEEDDGDHILTSELITETVRVPEQVFVADLVTGPDGHLEHVVQDCVSGVDSPTMVSEEVLVTNSDTETVIQAAGGVPGSTVTIKTEDDDDDDDDDDDDDVKSTSEDYLMISLDDVGEKLEHMGNTPLKISSDGSQEDVKEDGFGSEVIKVYIFKAEAEDDVEIGGTEIVTERDERRVSRRYEDCQSSGNTLDSTLENRSSTAAQYLQICDSINTNKVLKQKAKKRRRGETRQWQTAVIIGPDGQPLTVYPCHICTKKFKSRGFLKRHMKNHPDHLMRKKYQCTDCDFTTNKKVSFHNHLESHKLINKVDKTHEFTEYTRRYREASPLSSNKLILRDKEPKMHKCKYCDYETAEQGLLNRHLLAVHSKNFPHVCVECGKGFRHPSELKKHMRTHTGEKPYQCQYCVFRCADQSNLKTHIKSKHGNNLPYKCEHCPQAFGDERELQRHLDLFQGHKTHQCPHCDHKSTNSSDLKRHIISVHTKDFPHKCEVCDKGFHRPSELKKHSDIHKGRKIHQCRHCDFKTSDPFILSGHILSVHTKDQSLKCKRCKRGFRQQNELKKHMKTHTGRKIYQCEYCEYSTTDASGFKRHVISIHTKDYPHRCEFCKKGFRRPSEKNQHIMRHHKEALM encoded by the exons ATGGATTCAGGTGGTGGAAGTCTTGGATTGCACACATCAGACTCTAGAATGGCACATACCATGATTATGCAGGATTTTG TGGCTGGAATGGCTGGTACTGCGCATATCGATGGAGACCATATTGTTGTTTCAGTTCCTGAGGCTGTATTAGTTTCTGATGTTGTCACAGATGATGGGATAACTCTTGATCATGGCCTCGCAGCTGAAGTTGTCCATGGGCCTGATATCATCACCGAGACTGATGTAGTAACAGAAGGTGTAATTGTTCCTGAAGCCGTACTTGAGGCTGATGTTGCTATTGAAGAAGATTTAGAGGAAGATGATGGTGATCACATCTTGACGTCTGAGCTAATTACGGAAACTGTTAGAGTACCTGAGCAGGTTTTTGTGGCTGACCTTGTTACTGGTCCTGATGGACACTTAGAACATGTGGTCCAAGACTGTGTTTCAGGAGTTGACTCTCCCACAATGGTATCAGAGGAGGTTCTTGTAACTAATTCAGATACAGAAACTGTGATTCAAGCAGCTGGCGGTGTTCCTGGTTCTACAGTTACTATTAAAactgaagatgatgatgatgatgatgatgatgatgatgatgatgatgtcaaGAGCACTTCTGAAGACTACTTAATGATATCTT TGGATGATGTTGGGGAAAAATTAGAGCATATGGGGAACACACCATTAAAAATCAGCAGTGATGGTTCACAAGAAGATGTTAAAGAAGATGGATTTGGTTCAGAAGTAATAAAAGTGTATATATTTAAAGCTGAGGCTGAAGATGACGTTGAAATAG GTGGAACGGAAATTGTCACAGAGA gagatgaAAGAAGAGTTTCTCGAAGGTATGAAGATTGTCAGTCATCAG gaaatacTTTGGACTCAACATTAGAAAACAGAAGTAGTACAGCAGCACAATACCTTCAAATTTGTGATAGCATTAATACAAACAAAGTACTTAAACAAAAAGCtaagaagaggagaaggggagaaaCGAGGCAGTGGCAAACAG CTGTTATAATAGGCCCTGATGGACAGCCCCTGACAGTATACCCTTGCCATATTTGCACAAAAAAGTTTAAATCCAGGGGATTCTTGAAAAGACACATGAAGAATCATCCTGATCAtttgatgagaaaaaaatatcagtGTACAGATTGTGACTTTACAACTAACAAGAAAGTGAGTTTCCATAACCACTTAGAAAGCCATAAGCTTATAAACAAAGTTGACAAAACCCATGAATTTACGGAATACACACGAAGATACAGAGAGGCTAGTCCATTGAGTTCAAATAAACTTATATTAAGAGACAAGGAGCCGAAGATGCACAAGTGCAAATACTGCGACTATGAAACTGCAGAACAAGGACTGTTAAACCGACATTTACTGGCTGTTCACAGCAAGAATTTTCCTCATGTTTGTGTTGAGTGTGGGAAGGGCTTTCGACATCCTTCTGAACTCAAGAAGCATATGAGAACCCATACTGGTGAGAAGCCATATCAATGTCAGTATTGTGTCTTCAGGTGTGCAGATCAATCAAATTTGAAAACTCACATTAAGTCTAAGCATGGTAACAATTTGCCATATAAATGTGAGCATTGTCCCCAAGCATTTGGTGATGAGAGGGAACTTCAGCGCCATCTGGATTTGTTTCAAGGACATAAGACACACCAGTGTCCTCATTGTGACCATAAGAGCACCAACTCAAGTGACCTTAAGCGGCACATCATATCTGTCCACACTAAGGATTTTCCTCACAAATGTGAGGTCTGTGATAAAGGTTTCCATCGTCCTTCTGAGCTCAAAAAGCATAGTGATATCCATAAGGGTAGGAAGATTCATCAGTGTAGGCACTGTGACTTTAAAACATCAGATCCATTTATTCTTAGTGGTCATATCCTTTCAGTTCATACTAAGGATCAGTCATTGAAGTGTAAAAGGTGCAAAAGAGGGTTCAGACAACAAAATGAGCTCAAAAAGCATATGAAGACTCACACTGGAAGGAAGATTTACCAATGTGAGTATTGTGAATACAGCACTACAGATGCATCTGGCTTTAAACGACAtgtgatatcaatacatacaaaAGACTATCCACACAGGTGTGAATTCTGCAAGAAGGGATTCCGAAGACCATCAGAAAAAAATCAGCATATTATGAGGCACCACAAGGAGGCTCTTATGTAA
- the ZNF711 gene encoding zinc finger protein 711 isoform X4, with translation MGVEELNNNKKMFNPRNGDQRDERRVSRRYEDCQSSGNTLDSTLENRSSTAAQYLQICDSINTNKVLKQKAKKRRRGETRQWQTAVIIGPDGQPLTVYPCHICTKKFKSRGFLKRHMKNHPDHLMRKKYQCTDCDFTTNKKVSFHNHLESHKLINKVDKTHEFTEYTRRYREASPLSSNKLILRDKEPKMHKCKYCDYETAEQGLLNRHLLAVHSKNFPHVCVECGKGFRHPSELKKHMRTHTGEKPYQCQYCVFRCADQSNLKTHIKSKHGNNLPYKCEHCPQAFGDERELQRHLDLFQGHKTHQCPHCDHKSTNSSDLKRHIISVHTKDFPHKCEVCDKGFHRPSELKKHSDIHKGRKIHQCRHCDFKTSDPFILSGHILSVHTKDQSLKCKRCKRGFRQQNELKKHMKTHTGRKIYQCEYCEYSTTDASGFKRHVISIHTKDYPHRCEFCKKGFRRPSEKNQHIMRHHKEALM, from the exons ATGGGAGTGGaagaactcaacaacaacaaaaaaatgtttaatccaAGGAACGGTGATCAAA gagatgaAAGAAGAGTTTCTCGAAGGTATGAAGATTGTCAGTCATCAG gaaatacTTTGGACTCAACATTAGAAAACAGAAGTAGTACAGCAGCACAATACCTTCAAATTTGTGATAGCATTAATACAAACAAAGTACTTAAACAAAAAGCtaagaagaggagaaggggagaaaCGAGGCAGTGGCAAACAG CTGTTATAATAGGCCCTGATGGACAGCCCCTGACAGTATACCCTTGCCATATTTGCACAAAAAAGTTTAAATCCAGGGGATTCTTGAAAAGACACATGAAGAATCATCCTGATCAtttgatgagaaaaaaatatcagtGTACAGATTGTGACTTTACAACTAACAAGAAAGTGAGTTTCCATAACCACTTAGAAAGCCATAAGCTTATAAACAAAGTTGACAAAACCCATGAATTTACGGAATACACACGAAGATACAGAGAGGCTAGTCCATTGAGTTCAAATAAACTTATATTAAGAGACAAGGAGCCGAAGATGCACAAGTGCAAATACTGCGACTATGAAACTGCAGAACAAGGACTGTTAAACCGACATTTACTGGCTGTTCACAGCAAGAATTTTCCTCATGTTTGTGTTGAGTGTGGGAAGGGCTTTCGACATCCTTCTGAACTCAAGAAGCATATGAGAACCCATACTGGTGAGAAGCCATATCAATGTCAGTATTGTGTCTTCAGGTGTGCAGATCAATCAAATTTGAAAACTCACATTAAGTCTAAGCATGGTAACAATTTGCCATATAAATGTGAGCATTGTCCCCAAGCATTTGGTGATGAGAGGGAACTTCAGCGCCATCTGGATTTGTTTCAAGGACATAAGACACACCAGTGTCCTCATTGTGACCATAAGAGCACCAACTCAAGTGACCTTAAGCGGCACATCATATCTGTCCACACTAAGGATTTTCCTCACAAATGTGAGGTCTGTGATAAAGGTTTCCATCGTCCTTCTGAGCTCAAAAAGCATAGTGATATCCATAAGGGTAGGAAGATTCATCAGTGTAGGCACTGTGACTTTAAAACATCAGATCCATTTATTCTTAGTGGTCATATCCTTTCAGTTCATACTAAGGATCAGTCATTGAAGTGTAAAAGGTGCAAAAGAGGGTTCAGACAACAAAATGAGCTCAAAAAGCATATGAAGACTCACACTGGAAGGAAGATTTACCAATGTGAGTATTGTGAATACAGCACTACAGATGCATCTGGCTTTAAACGACAtgtgatatcaatacatacaaaAGACTATCCACACAGGTGTGAATTCTGCAAGAAGGGATTCCGAAGACCATCAGAAAAAAATCAGCATATTATGAGGCACCACAAGGAGGCTCTTATGTAA